In Neisseriaceae bacterium CLB008, one genomic interval encodes:
- the glnD gene encoding [protein-PII] uridylyltransferase → MMLPDFAQAPAQAFQQQKAKLIAQYERTQQPLVFLQAHTHSLEQLLWGLWQPLFQQAQLALIAIGGFGRAETYPQSDLDLAIVAPAPLNETEQAQVAQFVQVLWDMGLMPAIKVGSLAQLAQSAEADLTSDTAFLEGRFLCGSKPLAEALLTQITNQRNVVNFIESKLLEQEQRQITSQASGSLLEPNIKTAPGGLRDLHVILWLAKAQGLKPHFSSLVHSKLLSWTEARLLTFAHKQLAKIRIQLHLSAGRPEERIIFDLQTKIADAMGYQDDEQQIKSEKLMKQFFRATKVVKQLNGILKPTLVSRVYQPWPRITKDLSEHFYQVGTLVGAKDLGVFKKQPETIFALFNLVQTNPELTGIAPRALRAVWLASLNIDQAFYDNPENRRQFVQFFKNGRGLTHLLRALNLYGLLGRYLPAFGKIVGHMQHDLFHVYPVDEHILMVVRNMRRLAIDAHSHELPFASDLMQHFDKKHVLYLAAFFHDIAKGRGGDHAQLGIADAQTFAEDHFLSADETQLLTWLVEDHLVMSITAQKEDIQNPEVIQRFCDRVQNKERLVALYLLTVADIRGTNPKIWNNWKASLLQGLFQAAIKHFNGDQQSEQDLNHSRQQKALFNLMQQDVTLKQQRALWQALGEAYFARHRSKEIEWHTSLLAGKLDQSQVAIRRLPEQEAIQVMVYMPTQPKLFAQLCLIFTQQQLPILAAKVFTTANDYALDSFILHTPYENEAETMAYIEATLIEALQAFIRGELCPIYNMTLKSPSRRARHFPIAPRITFTPEDTPNAYTLDVITGDKVGLLAGIAHVLSQFNVSIWHAKISTLDARAEDSFLIKGDGLDDAKQRLALKQALINIIDS, encoded by the coding sequence ATGATGCTCCCCGACTTTGCCCAAGCCCCGGCCCAAGCCTTCCAGCAGCAAAAGGCCAAACTGATTGCCCAATACGAACGCACCCAGCAGCCTCTGGTGTTCTTACAGGCCCACACGCACAGCCTCGAGCAATTGTTGTGGGGGTTATGGCAACCACTGTTTCAGCAAGCACAGCTGGCCCTAATCGCCATCGGCGGCTTTGGCCGCGCTGAAACCTACCCCCAGTCCGACCTCGACCTTGCCATCGTCGCCCCTGCGCCGCTGAACGAGACCGAGCAGGCTCAGGTTGCCCAATTCGTCCAAGTCTTGTGGGACATGGGCCTGATGCCGGCAATTAAGGTCGGCTCCCTCGCCCAGCTGGCGCAAAGCGCCGAAGCAGACCTCACCAGCGACACCGCCTTTCTAGAAGGCCGCTTTCTGTGCGGCAGCAAGCCCCTCGCCGAGGCGCTGCTGACCCAAATCACCAACCAGCGCAACGTGGTCAACTTCATTGAAAGTAAGCTCCTAGAGCAGGAGCAGCGCCAGATCACCTCGCAAGCCTCTGGCAGCTTGCTCGAGCCCAATATCAAAACCGCCCCCGGCGGCCTGCGCGATCTGCACGTCATCCTGTGGCTGGCCAAGGCGCAAGGGCTCAAGCCCCACTTCAGCAGCCTGGTTCATTCCAAGCTGCTGTCTTGGACCGAAGCGCGGCTCCTTACTTTTGCCCACAAGCAGCTGGCCAAGATCCGCATCCAGCTCCACCTCAGCGCCGGCCGCCCAGAAGAGCGCATCATTTTTGATCTGCAAACCAAAATCGCCGACGCCATGGGCTATCAAGACGACGAGCAGCAAATCAAAAGCGAAAAGCTGATGAAGCAGTTTTTTCGTGCCACCAAAGTCGTCAAGCAGCTCAACGGCATCCTCAAGCCCACCTTGGTCAGCCGCGTCTACCAGCCGTGGCCGCGCATCACCAAAGACCTCTCCGAACATTTTTACCAGGTGGGCACCTTGGTGGGCGCCAAAGACCTCGGCGTATTCAAAAAACAGCCCGAAACCATCTTTGCCCTATTTAACCTCGTGCAAACCAATCCCGAACTCACCGGCATCGCCCCACGCGCCCTACGCGCCGTCTGGCTGGCCAGCCTCAACATCGATCAGGCCTTTTACGACAACCCCGAAAACCGCCGCCAGTTCGTGCAGTTTTTTAAAAACGGCCGCGGCCTTACCCACCTTTTACGCGCCTTAAACCTATACGGCCTATTAGGCCGCTATCTGCCCGCCTTCGGTAAAATCGTCGGCCACATGCAGCACGACCTGTTTCACGTTTACCCTGTCGACGAACACATCTTAATGGTGGTGCGCAATATGCGCCGCCTCGCCATCGACGCCCACAGCCACGAGCTGCCGTTTGCCTCCGACCTGATGCAGCACTTCGACAAAAAGCATGTGCTGTACTTAGCCGCCTTTTTCCATGACATCGCCAAAGGCCGCGGCGGCGACCACGCCCAGCTCGGCATTGCCGATGCCCAAACCTTCGCAGAAGACCACTTCCTCAGCGCAGACGAAACCCAGCTATTAACCTGGCTGGTGGAAGACCATTTGGTGATGTCCATCACCGCCCAAAAAGAAGACATCCAAAACCCAGAAGTCATCCAGCGCTTTTGCGACCGCGTGCAGAACAAAGAACGGCTAGTCGCGCTCTACCTACTGACCGTGGCCGACATCCGCGGCACCAACCCCAAAATTTGGAACAACTGGAAAGCCAGCCTACTGCAAGGCCTATTCCAAGCCGCCATCAAACACTTCAATGGCGATCAGCAGTCAGAGCAAGACCTCAACCACAGCCGCCAGCAAAAAGCCTTATTCAACCTCATGCAGCAAGACGTGACCCTCAAGCAGCAGCGCGCCCTGTGGCAAGCGCTAGGCGAAGCCTATTTCGCCCGCCACCGTAGTAAAGAGATCGAATGGCACACTTCTCTTCTCGCCGGCAAACTCGACCAAAGCCAGGTCGCCATCCGCCGCCTGCCCGAGCAAGAGGCCATACAGGTGATGGTGTACATGCCCACTCAGCCCAAGCTGTTTGCCCAGCTGTGCCTCATTTTCACCCAGCAGCAGCTGCCGATTCTGGCCGCTAAAGTCTTCACCACCGCCAACGACTACGCCCTCGACAGCTTCATCCTGCACACGCCCTATGAAAACGAAGCCGAAACCATGGCCTACATCGAGGCGACGCTCATAGAGGCCCTACAAGCGTTTATTCGCGGCGAACTATGCCCGATCTACAATATGACCCTAAAGAGCCCCAGCCGCCGCGCTAGGCACTTCCCCATCGCCCCACGCATCACCTTCACCCCCGAGGACACGCCTAATGCCTACACCCTCGACGTGATCACCGGCGATAAGGTCGGCCTACTCGCCGGCATCGCCCACGTGCTGAGCCAGTTCAACGTCAGCATCTGGCACGCCAAGATCAGCACCCTCGACGCTCGCGCCGAAGACAGCTTCTTAATCAAAGGCGACGGCCTCGACGACGCCAAGCAGCGACTGGCCTTAAAACAGGCCTTAATCAACATTATTGACAGCTAA
- a CDS encoding multifunctional CCA addition/repair protein: MDIYLVGGAVRDQLLNRKVFDRDWVVVGASVNDMLTQGYLPVGKDFPVFLHPKTHEEYALARTERKTSAGYTGFTVHADPSVTLEEDLARRDLTINAMAQAQDGSLIDPYGGQADLQQGLLRHVSDAFVEDPVRILRIARFAARYGFSVAPETQALMQAMVHSGEVNALVAERVWQELAKALMEPKPELFFETLRQCGALAVLMPEVDALWGVPQRADYHPEVDTGIHTMMVLQQAVQQGLDLPQRFAALTHDLGKAKTPAHILPRHHGHDHGGLAPLAELAKRLRVPNDCYELAQMTVREHILIHSVNELKAKTVLTLLMRCDVVRRPERFKAMLAVCQADAQGRLGLEQQPYPQRAQWTSYVDAILAVDAGAIAQACPDKSLIPERIAAARLKALQALHSKG, from the coding sequence ATGGACATCTATTTGGTCGGTGGCGCCGTACGCGACCAGCTCCTCAACCGCAAGGTATTCGATCGCGACTGGGTTGTGGTCGGCGCCAGCGTAAACGACATGCTCACGCAAGGCTATTTACCCGTGGGTAAAGACTTTCCCGTCTTTCTACACCCGAAAACCCACGAGGAGTACGCCCTCGCCCGCACCGAGCGCAAAACCAGCGCCGGCTACACCGGCTTTACCGTCCATGCCGACCCCAGCGTCACCCTGGAAGAAGACCTCGCCCGACGCGACCTCACCATCAACGCCATGGCACAGGCTCAAGACGGCAGCCTCATCGACCCCTATGGCGGCCAGGCAGATCTGCAACAAGGCCTGTTACGCCACGTCAGCGACGCCTTTGTCGAAGACCCCGTGCGCATCCTGCGCATCGCCCGCTTTGCCGCCCGCTACGGCTTCAGCGTCGCCCCAGAAACGCAAGCCTTAATGCAGGCCATGGTGCACAGCGGCGAAGTCAACGCCCTCGTGGCTGAGCGAGTGTGGCAAGAACTGGCCAAAGCCTTGATGGAGCCTAAGCCCGAACTGTTTTTTGAGACCCTGCGCCAATGCGGTGCCCTCGCCGTACTCATGCCCGAAGTCGACGCCCTTTGGGGCGTGCCGCAGCGCGCCGATTATCATCCTGAAGTCGATACCGGCATCCACACCATGATGGTGTTGCAGCAGGCCGTGCAGCAAGGCCTAGACCTACCGCAGCGCTTCGCCGCCCTGACCCACGACTTAGGCAAGGCCAAAACGCCGGCCCACATCCTGCCGCGCCACCACGGTCACGACCACGGCGGCCTAGCACCACTGGCCGAGCTGGCCAAACGCCTACGCGTGCCCAACGACTGTTATGAATTAGCACAAATGACGGTGCGCGAACACATCTTGATTCACAGCGTCAACGAGCTCAAAGCCAAAACCGTGCTGACCTTACTCATGCGCTGCGACGTCGTTCGCCGCCCCGAGCGCTTTAAAGCCATGCTGGCCGTGTGCCAAGCCGACGCCCAAGGCCGCCTCGGCCTAGAACAACAACCCTATCCGCAGCGCGCCCAATGGACAAGCTACGTTGACGCCATCCTGGCCGTAGACGCAGGCGCCATTGCCCAAGCCTGCCCCGACAAAAGCCTCATTCCCGAGCGTATTGCCGCCGCCCGCCTCAAGGCGCTGCAAGCCCTCCACAGCAAAGGTTAA
- the rodA gene encoding rod shape-determining protein RodA, translated as MNDRTHHAPWQRFWHSFVAPFDWWLMSSVVIILIVSFFLLFSADGQTFGQIANKGIHTVMGFIVMWVLAKTRPQFLSNFALPLYAIGVVLLVGVELFGITVNGSTRWLNLGIARIQPSEIMKIGVPMMVAWYFQRKELELNWRHYLVALLIIMVPGALILKQPDLGTAMLIMSAGIFVIFFAGLPWKVIIAAVVSAIFALPLVWLYGMHSYQKTRVLTLLDPTKDSLGAGYHIIQSTIAIGSGGVFGKGWLNGTQTHLSYIPERTTDFIFAVYSEEFGLIGNILLLIAYLVILGRGLVIAAKAPTLYGKLLASALTMTFFCYAFVNMGMVSGILPVVGVPLPLMSYGGTSTLSITVIIGLLMGIGNQRLSH; from the coding sequence ATGAACGACCGCACCCATCACGCCCCTTGGCAACGCTTTTGGCACAGCTTCGTGGCGCCCTTCGACTGGTGGTTAATGAGCAGCGTGGTGATCATTTTAATCGTCAGTTTTTTCCTGCTGTTTTCGGCCGACGGCCAAACCTTTGGCCAAATCGCCAATAAGGGCATCCACACCGTGATGGGCTTCATCGTCATGTGGGTGCTGGCCAAAACGCGGCCACAGTTTTTAAGTAACTTTGCCCTGCCGCTGTACGCCATCGGCGTCGTATTGCTGGTGGGGGTAGAGCTATTCGGCATCACCGTCAACGGCTCCACCCGCTGGCTGAACCTCGGCATCGCCCGTATTCAGCCCTCAGAAATCATGAAAATCGGCGTGCCCATGATGGTGGCGTGGTACTTCCAGCGTAAAGAACTGGAGCTTAATTGGCGCCATTATCTGGTGGCCTTACTCATCATCATGGTACCGGGCGCCTTAATTTTGAAGCAGCCCGACCTAGGCACCGCCATGCTCATCATGTCGGCCGGTATTTTTGTGATTTTCTTTGCTGGCCTACCGTGGAAGGTCATCATTGCCGCCGTGGTATCCGCCATTTTCGCCCTGCCTTTGGTCTGGCTATACGGCATGCACAGCTATCAAAAAACCCGCGTGCTGACCTTACTAGACCCTACTAAGGATTCGCTCGGCGCCGGCTACCACATCATCCAGTCCACCATCGCCATTGGCTCGGGCGGCGTGTTTGGCAAGGGCTGGCTCAACGGCACCCAAACCCATTTAAGCTACATCCCCGAACGCACCACCGACTTTATTTTTGCGGTGTACAGCGAAGAATTCGGCTTAATTGGCAACATTTTGTTGTTAATCGCCTATTTGGTCATTCTCGGACGTGGCTTAGTGATCGCCGCCAAAGCCCCCACGCTCTACGGCAAACTGCTGGCCAGCGCCCTAACCATGACCTTCTTCTGCTACGCCTTTGTGAATATGGGCATGGTGAGTGGTATTTTACCCGTTGTGGGTGTACCCTTACCCTTAATGAGCTACGGCGGTACATCAACCCTATCCATCACCGTGATCATCGGCCTATTAATGGGCATTGGTAACCAACGCTTATCACACTAA
- the mreD gene encoding rod shape-determining protein MreD: MEHLSDYRKHIPLRWIYCSFLVAIFVDLIPTAQTGSIQLMPDIMAMLILYWSINRPHQFSIGSAFVLGLISDIATGSPLGQHALAYTITTYIVMNQQRYIILYHYGIQSIVALGTLMGNQVIMSLIRLIFDNKYSGWGSFLPPIIGALLWPLLNKIMITLYRPRKN, encoded by the coding sequence ATGGAACACTTAAGCGATTACCGCAAACACATTCCGCTGCGTTGGATTTACTGTAGCTTCTTGGTCGCTATTTTTGTCGACCTAATTCCAACCGCGCAAACCGGCAGCATTCAGTTGATGCCGGACATCATGGCCATGCTGATTTTGTATTGGAGCATCAACCGCCCCCATCAATTCAGCATCGGCTCTGCCTTTGTGCTCGGCCTCATCTCCGACATCGCCACCGGCAGCCCCCTAGGCCAACACGCCCTCGCCTACACCATCACCACTTACATCGTGATGAACCAGCAGCGCTACATTATTTTGTATCATTACGGTATTCAATCCATTGTGGCTCTGGGCACCCTCATGGGCAACCAAGTCATCATGTCGTTGATCCGCCTGATTTTTGACAATAAATATTCTGGCTGGGGTTCTTTTTTACCCCCCATTATTGGCGCCCTATTATGGCCGCTATTGAACAAAATCATGATCACCCTCTACCGACCGCGTAAGAATTAG
- the mrdA gene encoding penicillin-binding protein 2 → MHTPRHHTKKSAKQGNKGERQFIIRLMLAFALIVMLFITLGVRFFYLQVVKYDDYSTRAQNNRISLIPTAPTRGLIVDRNGVVLARNYAAYSLELIPNQLPGKIDETIEALRPYVDITNADMKRFQKFRADSRSFDNIPLKLKLTQLEADRLAPHLYRFQGVEINARSFREYPYADLTAHVLGYIGRISQKDQDRLIEEDKLALYRGSTHIGKIGLEEFYEADLHGVPGFEEVEKDAFGQVVRVLRTTAPESGNMLQLSLDIKLQKKADDLLGDRRGAIVAIDPQTGGVLALVSKPSFDPNLFIDGIDTESWKGLNENPNKPMINRAIRGLYPPGSTFKPFFAMAALESGSVSQTEVRAAPGSYSLPGSTHQFRDSVRSGHGSANLSKAITVSSDTFFYKLGFEMGIDKIHPYLAEFGLGQYTGIDIHNESRGILPSKEWKEERFAKSKPSVRNWTSADTVNISIGQGYNAYTPLQMANATAILANGGKAFKPHLVQSILDSKTNQRTVIEATPSKILPYKQNNFEYVRNAMVNVMKAGTGRRIGAGLQYEMGGKTGTAQVVQIKQGARYNASALAEIHRDHSWFIAFAPANTPRIAIAVIVENGGFGARAAAPIVRALTDFYMLSSQYDAAPVPTPLMTSLAEDVPVGPTKSGQSVAQAFQALRGPSTPNTISPAPAGSTPVNTSPTSTAAPKKETP, encoded by the coding sequence ATGCACACGCCTCGCCACCACACCAAAAAATCGGCCAAGCAAGGCAATAAAGGCGAACGTCAGTTCATCATTCGTTTGATGCTGGCGTTTGCGCTGATTGTGATGCTGTTCATCACCCTCGGCGTGCGCTTTTTTTATCTGCAAGTGGTCAAATACGACGACTACAGTACCCGCGCCCAAAACAACCGTATTTCTTTGATTCCCACCGCTCCAACCCGCGGCCTCATCGTCGATCGCAACGGCGTAGTGTTGGCGCGCAACTACGCGGCCTATAGCCTCGAACTGATCCCCAATCAGCTGCCGGGCAAGATCGACGAAACCATTGAAGCGCTGCGGCCCTACGTTGACATCACCAACGCCGACATGAAGCGTTTTCAAAAATTTCGCGCCGATTCACGCTCTTTCGACAACATCCCCCTGAAGCTGAAGCTCACTCAGCTTGAGGCCGATCGCTTGGCGCCGCATCTTTACCGCTTCCAAGGGGTGGAGATCAACGCTCGCTCCTTCCGCGAATACCCTTACGCCGACCTCACTGCCCATGTTTTAGGCTATATTGGCCGCATCAGCCAAAAAGACCAAGACCGCCTGATCGAAGAAGACAAGCTGGCGCTGTACCGCGGCTCGACCCACATCGGTAAAATTGGCCTAGAAGAATTCTACGAAGCCGACCTCCACGGCGTGCCTGGCTTTGAAGAAGTCGAAAAAGACGCCTTTGGCCAAGTAGTGCGCGTGTTACGCACCACCGCCCCAGAAAGCGGCAATATGCTGCAGCTGTCGCTCGACATCAAGCTACAGAAAAAAGCCGACGACCTTCTTGGCGATCGCCGCGGCGCCATCGTCGCCATCGACCCACAAACCGGCGGCGTCTTAGCCTTGGTGTCTAAGCCCTCGTTCGACCCCAACCTCTTCATCGATGGCATCGACACCGAAAGCTGGAAAGGCCTGAACGAAAACCCCAATAAGCCGATGATTAACCGCGCCATCCGCGGCCTCTACCCACCTGGCTCAACGTTTAAGCCCTTCTTTGCCATGGCTGCACTTGAAAGTGGCTCGGTCAGCCAAACCGAAGTGCGCGCCGCACCAGGCAGCTACAGCCTCCCGGGCTCAACCCACCAGTTCCGCGACTCGGTACGCAGCGGCCACGGTTCAGCCAACCTATCCAAAGCCATCACCGTGTCTTCTGATACCTTCTTTTACAAGCTTGGCTTTGAGATGGGCATCGACAAGATCCACCCCTACTTGGCCGAATTTGGCCTAGGCCAATACACCGGCATTGACATCCACAACGAGTCGCGCGGTATTTTGCCTTCGAAAGAATGGAAAGAAGAACGCTTTGCCAAGTCTAAGCCCAGCGTCCGCAACTGGACCTCGGCCGACACGGTAAACATCAGTATTGGTCAGGGCTATAACGCCTATACCCCACTGCAAATGGCCAACGCCACAGCCATTTTGGCCAACGGCGGTAAAGCCTTTAAACCACATTTGGTGCAGTCGATTTTGGACAGCAAAACCAATCAAAGAACCGTGATCGAAGCCACACCGTCAAAGATTCTGCCCTATAAGCAGAACAACTTTGAATACGTGCGCAACGCCATGGTCAACGTGATGAAGGCCGGTACCGGTCGACGCATTGGCGCAGGCTTGCAATACGAAATGGGCGGCAAAACCGGTACCGCCCAAGTGGTGCAGATTAAGCAAGGCGCGCGCTATAACGCCAGCGCTCTGGCCGAAATTCACCGCGACCACTCTTGGTTCATCGCTTTTGCGCCGGCCAATACGCCGCGCATCGCCATTGCCGTCATCGTGGAAAACGGCGGTTTTGGCGCCCGCGCCGCAGCGCCCATCGTACGCGCCCTGACAGACTTCTACATGCTGTCTAGCCAATACGATGCCGCGCCGGTACCGACGCCGCTGATGACATCTTTGGCCGAAGACGTGCCGGTAGGCCCAACCAAGTCAGGCCAATCCGTAGCGCAGGCCTTTCAAGCGCTAAGAGGCCCGAGCACACCGAATACCATTAGCCCTGCCCCAGCGGGCAGCACGCCCGTGAACACCAGCCCGACCAGCACCGCCGCACCGAAGAAGGAAACGCCATGA
- a CDS encoding rod shape-determining protein, producing the protein MFRFLTSYFSNDLAIDLGTANTLIFIKGQDIVLDEPSVVAIQNDGMSNKLVTLAVGLEAKKMLGRTPGSIQAIRPMKDGVIADFVVTEQMLKQFIKKVNTSRFSASPRVVICVPCGSTPVERRAIRDSALAAGASRVEMIEEPMAAAIGAGLPIEEPTGSMVVDIGGGTTEVGVISLSGVVYSHSVRVGGDAFDESIINYIRRHYGMLIGEATAEEIKKKIGSAFPGSEVLELEVKGRNLAEGIPRAFTVTSNEILEALTEPLNQIVQAVKNALEQTPPELGADIADRGLVLTGGGALLKDIDRLLAEETGLPVMIAEDPLTCVVRGSGRALDMMGKLTSVFVSNP; encoded by the coding sequence ATGTTTCGCTTCTTAACCTCATATTTTTCCAACGATTTAGCCATCGACCTGGGTACAGCCAACACCTTGATTTTCATTAAGGGTCAAGACATTGTGCTAGACGAGCCCTCTGTTGTCGCCATTCAGAACGACGGCATGAGCAACAAACTGGTGACTTTAGCCGTGGGTCTAGAAGCCAAAAAAATGTTGGGCCGCACCCCCGGCAGCATTCAAGCCATTCGCCCGATGAAAGATGGCGTGATCGCCGACTTCGTGGTCACCGAACAAATGTTGAAGCAGTTCATTAAAAAAGTGAACACCAGCCGTTTTTCTGCTAGCCCACGCGTGGTGATCTGCGTGCCTTGCGGCTCGACCCCAGTAGAACGCCGCGCGATTCGCGACTCTGCCCTAGCCGCAGGCGCTTCTCGTGTAGAAATGATTGAAGAGCCTATGGCCGCCGCCATCGGCGCGGGCCTACCGATTGAAGAACCCACCGGCTCAATGGTGGTAGACATCGGCGGCGGCACCACCGAAGTAGGCGTGATTTCCCTCAGCGGCGTGGTGTATTCTCATTCAGTACGCGTAGGCGGCGACGCCTTCGACGAAAGCATCATCAACTACATTCGCCGTCACTACGGCATGTTGATCGGTGAAGCCACTGCTGAAGAAATCAAGAAAAAAATTGGCTCGGCCTTCCCAGGCTCTGAAGTGCTGGAACTAGAAGTCAAAGGCCGCAACCTAGCTGAAGGCATTCCACGCGCCTTCACCGTGACCTCAAACGAAATTCTAGAAGCGCTGACCGAACCGCTGAACCAAATCGTTCAAGCGGTGAAAAACGCCCTAGAACAAACCCCACCAGAATTGGGCGCCGACATTGCCGACCGCGGCCTAGTGCTCACCGGCGGTGGTGCCTTATTGAAAGACATCGACCGTCTATTGGCGGAAGAAACTGGCCTACCGGTGATGATCGCCGAAGACCCACTGACCTGCGTGGTGCGTGGTTCAGGCCGTGCCTTAGACATGATGGGCAAATTGACGTCTGTATTTGTCAGCAACCCATAA
- the mreC gene encoding rod shape-determining protein MreC gives MSRAIKPTTKMVVLVTASLGLLFGSNQYPMTQTVRNAVLSVLYPIQWLANVPLNSYRSAEIFLTKQNQLHQEVVTLKADNIALHIQMTQLKTLQRELAELKSLQQLVDTPLTVVTSAQVASNGRDPIASKLVLDKGSKHQIQAGQVVVDKNGLLGQVTNIQPFSAEVSMVTDNKQVVPIMVERTGERALLYGNGQNVDLRYFPIDGDLQEGDLLVTSGLDDTYPAGIPVATVKSAEKNLATPYYRTKVKPLAGIHRARYVLILPRNQEAKTAAAPAAAPTTPPVQE, from the coding sequence TTGTCTCGTGCCATTAAGCCCACCACCAAGATGGTCGTCCTTGTGACGGCCAGCTTGGGCTTATTATTTGGCAGCAACCAATACCCCATGACGCAAACGGTTAGAAACGCGGTTTTATCCGTGCTTTACCCCATTCAATGGCTAGCCAATGTCCCCCTCAACAGCTACCGCAGCGCCGAAATTTTCTTGACCAAGCAAAATCAGCTGCATCAAGAAGTCGTGACGCTCAAGGCAGACAACATCGCCTTACACATTCAAATGACTCAGCTCAAAACGCTACAGCGCGAATTAGCTGAGCTTAAGTCATTACAACAGCTGGTAGATACCCCCCTAACCGTTGTGACCAGCGCCCAAGTGGCGTCCAATGGTCGTGACCCTATCGCCAGCAAGCTCGTCTTAGATAAAGGCAGCAAACACCAGATCCAGGCAGGCCAAGTAGTGGTTGATAAAAATGGCCTCTTAGGCCAAGTCACCAATATTCAGCCGTTTAGCGCCGAAGTCAGCATGGTCACCGACAATAAGCAGGTCGTGCCCATCATGGTGGAACGCACCGGCGAACGGGCATTGTTGTACGGCAACGGCCAAAACGTTGACCTACGCTATTTCCCAATCGACGGCGACCTACAAGAGGGCGATCTACTGGTAACATCCGGCCTTGACGACACCTACCCCGCAGGCATTCCTGTGGCCACGGTCAAGAGCGCCGAGAAAAACCTCGCCACGCCTTACTACCGCACCAAGGTCAAACCATTAGCCGGCATTCATCGTGCCCGTTACGTGTTGATTTTGCCCCGTAATCAAGAAGCCAAAACCGCCGCAGCGCCCGCCGCTGCACCGACAACGCCCCCCGTTCAAGAGTAG
- a CDS encoding MarC family protein: MSLEIIKILVALIVLMNPLGAIPLFLNLTADNSAEERRAIAKVAAIAVAVGILIFALFGNGLLKVLNISIGSFQIGGGILVLLIAIGMMNPKSSNTTEATKEEHKEAKDKENISVVPMAIPLLFGPGAISTVIIYSSTANGFWEMAQLCLAGIIAALVCYLAMVSATPLRSLLGKTGINIIGRVMGLILAAVSIEIIVNGIKNVFPQLM; the protein is encoded by the coding sequence ATGAGTTTGGAAATCATCAAAATTCTGGTGGCATTAATCGTGCTCATGAATCCTCTGGGCGCCATTCCGCTGTTTTTAAACCTTACCGCCGACAACAGCGCCGAAGAGCGCCGAGCCATCGCCAAAGTAGCGGCCATCGCCGTCGCCGTTGGCATTTTGATCTTCGCCCTCTTTGGCAATGGCCTACTCAAGGTGTTAAACATCAGCATTGGCTCGTTCCAAATTGGCGGCGGTATTTTGGTGCTCCTCATCGCCATCGGCATGATGAACCCCAAATCTTCTAACACCACCGAAGCCACCAAAGAAGAGCACAAAGAAGCCAAGGACAAAGAGAACATCTCCGTCGTGCCCATGGCCATCCCGCTCTTGTTCGGCCCCGGCGCCATCTCCACCGTCATCATTTATTCTTCCACCGCCAACGGCTTTTGGGAAATGGCCCAGCTGTGTCTGGCCGGCATCATCGCCGCCCTAGTCTGCTACTTAGCCATGGTCTCCGCCACGCCGCTACGCAGCCTGCTGGGCAAAACCGGCATCAACATCATCGGCCGCGTCATGGGCCTCATCCTCGCCGCCGTGTCGATCGAGATCATCGTTAATGGCATTAAAAACGTATTTCCACAGCTGATGTAG
- the gatC gene encoding Asp-tRNA(Asn)/Glu-tRNA(Gln) amidotransferase subunit GatC, which produces MAFNQSDVEKIAQLSRLSLTEAESRAMQLELDSIFQMIEKMQAVNTDGVEPMSHPHEIPLRLRDDVVTEVDNHKAYQEIAPQVQNSLYLVPKVIE; this is translated from the coding sequence ATGGCTTTCAATCAAAGCGACGTTGAAAAAATCGCCCAACTGTCTCGTTTATCTCTGACCGAGGCAGAAAGTCGCGCGATGCAACTCGAGCTGGACAGTATTTTTCAAATGATTGAAAAAATGCAGGCGGTAAATACCGATGGGGTAGAACCAATGAGTCACCCGCATGAAATCCCTTTGCGCTTGCGTGACGACGTGGTTACAGAAGTCGACAATCACAAAGCATATCAAGAAATTGCCCCTCAAGTCCAAAATAGTTTGTATTTGGTGCCAAAAGTCATTGAATAA